One Nocardiopsis gilva YIM 90087 genomic window, GGGTGTTTCCACTTGGCCTACGACGCTTCAGCGATCACAGTTCTTGAAGGGCTCGAGGCGGTACGTAAACGCCCCGGCATGTACATCGGTTCCACCGGTGAGCGGGGTCTGCACCACTTGGTCTACGAAGTGGTCGACAACTCTGTGGACGAGGCCCTCGCCGGCCACGCCAACGCGATCGAGGTCATACTCATGGCCGACGGCGGCGTGCGCGTCGCCGACAACGGCCGCGGCATCCCGGTGGGAATGCACGCGGTGGAGAAGCGGCCAGCCCTCGAGGTGGTGCTGACCGTGCTGCACGCGGGCGGGAAGTTCGGGGGCGGCGGGTACGCAGTCTCCGGCGGTCTGCACGGTGTGGGCCTGTCGGTTGTCAACGCCCTGTCGACCCGGCTGTCGGCGGAGATCTGGACCGAAGGTCACCGGTGGACGCAGGACTACAGGGACGGCGCTCCCACCGCCGACCTCTCCAAGGACGAGCCGACCGAGGAGACTGGGACCCAGATCACCTTCTGGGCCGACGGCTCGATCTTCGAGACGACCACCTACAACTTCGAGACGCTCGCGCGCCGGATGCAGGAGACGGCCTTCCTCAACAAAGGGCTGTCCATCACCATCCGCGACGAGCGCCCGGAGTTCACCGGCGACGCCCCGGTCGTCCACACGTATCACTACGAGAACGGCCTGGCCGACTTCGTGCGGCACATCAACGCCGCAAAGGACCCCGCGCACGCCTCGATCATCTCCTTCGAGGAGGAGGGCGACGGCATCTCGGTCGAGATCGCCATGCAGTGGAACCAGTCCTACACCTCCTCGGTGCACACCTTCGCCAACACCATCAACACGGCCGAGGGCGGCACCCATGAGGAGGGCTTCCGCACGGCGCTCACCTCGATCGTCAACCGCTACGCCCGCGACCAGCGGCTGGTGCGCGAGAAGGAGGACAACCTCACCGGCGACGACATCCGCGAGGGCCTCACGGCGATCATCTCGGTGAAGCTGGCCGACCCGCAGTTCGAGGGCCAGACCAAGACCAAGCTGGGCAACACCGAGGCCAAGTCGTTCGTCCAGCGCGTGACCAACGAGCACCTGCGCGACTGGTTCGAGCGCAACCCCGGCGAGGCCAAGGATGTCGTCACCAAGGCGACCCAGGCCGCGCGCGCCCGGGTCGCCGCCCGCCAGGCCCGCGACCTGACGCGGCGCAAGACGCTGCTGGAGTCGACCTCGCTGCCCGGCAAGCTGTCGGACTGCCAGTCCACCGAGCCAGAGAAGTCCGAGGTCTACATCGTCGAGGGCGACTCCGCCGGCGGCTCGGCCAAGGGTGGCCGTGACCCGCACTACCAGGCGATCCTGCCAATCCGCGGCAAGATCCTCAACGTCGAGAAGTCGCGCATCGACCGGATCCTGAAGAACAACGAGGTCCAGGCGATCATCACCGCCATGGGCACCGGGGTCCACGAGGAGTTCGACATCGAGAAGCTGCGGTACCACAAGATCATCCTGATGGCCGACGCCGACGTCGACGGCCAGCACATCCGTACCCTGCTGCTCACCCTCCTGTTCCGGTTCATGAAGCCGCTCATCGAGGCCGGCTACGTGTACCTGGCCCAGCCCCCGCTGTACAAGATCAAGTGGGACCAGCGCGGGTCCGACGCCGACTACGCCTACACCGACCGCGAGCGCGACGAGCTCATCGCCGCGGGGCTGGCGGCCGGGAAGCGGGACCCGCGCCCGCGCGACCTCGTGCAGCGTTTCAAGGGCCTGGGCGAGATGAACGCCAACGAGCTGTGGGACACCACCATGGACCCGGCAGGGCGCGTGCTGCTCCAGGTCACACTCGACGACGCGGCGCAGGCCGACGAGATGTTCAGCGTGCTCATGGGTGAGGACGTCGAGTCCCGGCGCTCCTTCATTCAGCGCAACGCCCGCGACGTCCGCTTCCTCGACATCTGACCGCGCGTTCGTTTTCTCTCGGTAGCGAACGACTCACCAGCAAAGGAACATTTGAGCCAGTGGCGGATGCGAACACTCCCGAAGCCCCGGAGGACGCCGGAGCGGTGGCCCACCGGGTAGAGCCCGTCGACATCCAGGTCGAGATGCAGCGGAGCTACCTCGACTACGCGATGTCGGTCATCGTCGGCCGTGCCCTGCCCGACGTGCGCGACGGCCTCAAGCCGGTGCACCAGCGCGTGCTCTACGCCATGTACGACGGCGGTTACCGGCCGGACCGCGGCTACTTCAAGTGCGCCCGCGTCGTCGGCGACGTGATGGGTAACTACCACCCGCACGGCGACAGCGCGATCTACGACACCCTGGTGCGGCTCGCCCAGCGGTGGTCCATGCGGATGCCGCTGGTCGACGGCAACGGCAACTTCGGCTCGCCGGGCAACGACCCCGCGGCGGCCATGCGGTACACCGAATGCAAGCTCGCGCCGCTGGCCATGGAGATGCTGCGGGATATCGACAAAGAGACCGTCGATTTCCGGCCCAACTACGACGGCCGCTCCAGCGAGCCGGTGGTGCTCCCGGCGCGCTTCCCCAACCTGCTGGTCAACGGCTCGGCGGGGATCGCGGTCGGCATGGCGACCAACATCCCGCCGCACAACCTGCGCGAGGTCGCCGACGGCGTCGACTGGTTCCTGCGGAACCCCGACGCCTCCGACGAGGAGCTGCTCGAAGCGCTGATCGAGCGCGTCAAGGGCCCCGACTTCCCCACAAGCGGGCTGATCGTGGGCCGCCGGGGCATCGAGGAGGCCTACCGCACCGGGCGCGGCTCCATCACGATGCGCGCCGTGGTCGAGGTCGAGGAGGACGCCCGCGGGCGCCAGACCCTCGTCGTCACCGAGCTGCCCTACCAGGTCAACCCGGACAACCTCGCGCTGAAGATCGCCGAGCTGGTCAAGGACGGCAAGGTCACCGGCATCGCCGACGTGAAGGACGAGAGCAGCGGGCGCACCGGCCAGCGGCTCGTCATCGTCCTCAAGCGCGACGCCGTCGCCAAGGTCGTGCTGAACAACCTGTACAAGCACACGCAGCTGCAGGAGACGTTCGGCGCCAACATGCTCGCCCTGGTCGACGGGGTGCCCCGGACACTCCGGCTCGACCAGCTCATCCGCCTGTGGGTCGAGCACCAGATCGAGGTCATCGTCCGGCGCACGCGCTACCTGCTGCGCAAGGCCGAGGAGCGGGCGCACATCCTGCGCGCGCTGCTCAAGGCCATCGAGCGCATCGACGAGGTCATCGCGCTGATCCGGGCCAGTGCCTCGGCCGACGAGGCCAAGGCCGGCCTCATCGAGCTGCTGGACATCGACGACGTCCAGGCGCGGGCGATCCTCGACATGCAGCTGCGCAAGCTCGCGGCCCTGGAGGCCCAGGCGCTCACCGACGAGTACAACGAGCTGATGGCGCAGATCGAGGACTACAACGACATCCTGCGGTCGCCGGAGCGGCAGCGGAGCATCGTCGGCGCCGAGCTGCGCGAGATCGTCGAGAAGTACGGCAACGAGCGCCGTACGCACATCATCCCGTTCGAGGGTGACATGCGTATGGAGGACTTCATCGCCGAAGAGGACGTCGTCGTCACCATCTCCCGCGGCGGCTACGCCAAGCGGACCCGGATGGACAACTACCGGGCGCAGAAGCGCGGCGGCAAGGGTATCCGCGGCGCCCAGCTCAAGCAGGACGACATCGTCCAGCACTTCTTCGTGACGACCACGCACAACTGGATCCTGTTCTTCACGAACAAGGGCCGGGTGTACCGGGCGAAGGCCTACGAGCTGCCGGAGGCGGCCCGCGACGCGCGCGGCCAGCACGTCGCCAACCTCATGGAGTTCCAGCCCGACGAGGAAATCGCGCAGGTCATGGCGCTGCGCGACTACGAGGCCGCGCCCTACCTGGTGCTGGCCACCCGCGAGGGACTGGTGAAGAAGTCCCGGCTCGGGGACTTCGACTCCTCGCGGTCGGCCGGCATCATCGCGATCAACCTGCGCGAGGGCGACGAGCTGATCGCCGCCCGGCTGGTCTTCCCGACCGACGACCTGCTGCTGATCAGCAGCGACGCCCAGGCCATCCGGTTCTCCGCCGCCGACGAGTCGCTGCGCCCGATGGGGCGTGCCACCAGCGGCGTCATCGGGATGCGCTTCCTGGAGGGCGACTACCTGCTGAGCATGGACGTCATCCGCGAGAGCGACGGCCCCGCCGACGTCCTTGTCGCCACGGAGGGCGGCTACGCCAAGCGGACGCCGTCCGACCAGTACCCGACCCAGAACCGCGGCGGCAAGGGCGTGCTGACGGCCAAGGTCGTCGAGGCGCGCGGCAAGCTCGTCGGTGCGCTGATGGTGTCGCCGGAGGAGGACGAGGTCTTCGCGATCACCTCCAACGGCGGTGTCATCCGCACCCGGAGCTCGGAGATCAAGCAGTCCGGCCGCGCCACCATGGGCGTCCGCCTGATGAACCTCGACAAGGGGAACCACATCGTGGCGCTCGCCCGCAACGCCGAGGCGGACGATGAGCCGGAGCCCGAGGCGGAAGCGGCCGAGACCGCGAGTGTCGAGGACGCCGCCGAGAACCCCGACGCCTAGCGTCGGCGATCAAGCATGATGAGATGGATGGTGCGGAGGGCACGGCCGGTGGTCGCCCTCCGCACCCCGTATGGGCTGGTCGCCGCCGAGTGCCGGCCCGGCCCGCTATCCCCTTGACCCGGTTTTCACCCGTCACATGGAAAGTCCAGCGGTAACGTGGCTAAGTCTGAGAATGCGCAACGGGAATCCGCTGCTCCGGAGCCGACCGATGTGAAGGTCGACGACGAGAGCACGGCACAATCGGCCGATGAGGCCACCGAACCGGCCGCGGACACGGGCACGGCTCCGGAACCGGCCACCGAAGCCGATGGGGACTCTGGAACTGATGACGCGTCCGACGCGAACGCGATCGCCGACACGGGGGCGGAGTCGCGTACCGACGCGGATGCGGATACAGCCGCCGACGCTGACGCTGCCGCGGCCGGACACGCGGCCACAGAGCCGGCCCCCGAGTCCGGTGCGACCGATGCGGCCACGGACACCGGTGCGTCCGACGACGAGCCGGCGGACGGCGACGCCACCGCCACTTCGACAACCTCGAACGACCCGACCACACCGGCCGAATCGACGACCTCGACCACCTCGGCCAGTGGCTCCGATGCCAACCCGGCGGACACCGAAACCAACCCGGTAGCCGAAACTCCGGTGGAGACCGATTCCCAGCAGGGGGGTGTGCCGATGTCGGCACTGCAGGAAGGACCGACCGCGGTCAAGGCGACCGCGTCCAGCCGCAAGGCTCACCTGGCCGTCAGCAGAATCGAACCCTGGTCGGTGATGAAGTTCAGCTTCGTCATCTCCCTCGTCTGCTTCATCATCCTCTTCGTCGCGGTCGCCGTGACCTACGCGATCCTGTCCACCCTCGGCGTCTTCGACGCCCTCACCACCCTGCTCTCCCAACTCGCCGACAGCGGCGAGGGCGAAGAACCCATGCTGAACCCCGCCAGCTGGTTCTCCCCCGCCCGCGTCCTCGGCTACACCGGCCTGATCGGCGCGCTGAACATCATCCTCATCACCGCCCTGTCCACGGTCGGCGCGATGCTCTACAACCTCTCGGCCGACCTCGTCGGCGGCATCGACATCACCCTCACCGAATCCGAATAACCCCACCGCTCGGGCCGCGCCCCGGCCCGAGCACCCGCCGCAACGCGGTAAACTAAGAACTGAAGAGGGACGCGGTCTCCCGCGCCCCTTCTTCCACTGCCCAGGTGATCTCGTTCGATCCGGGCCGCCGGATACGGTAGAGTTCTACCGGAGCGAGGGCGTATAGCTCAGTCGGTTAGAGCGCATCCCTGATAAGGATGAGGCCCCAGGTTCAAGTCCTGGTACGCCCACACGTTTTTGCAGGTCAGAGCCTGGTTCTCTGTGGTGAGGGCTGGGCTCAAGATCATTTGTCTGTCGTTTGTCCGTGAAGGACGCTGCGGCATGGCGCGGCAGACGGCGGTTTGGACCTGAGCGGCGACCAGGTCGTCCTGCACCCCCGACAGCACCTCGTGCGCCTCGGCGAGCGTCAGTCCGGCGCTGGCCATGGACATCTCCTCCCGCGCGAACGCGGCCACCTGCTGCGCCGTCGGCGCCGTGCCGTCCTGGGCATCGACGACGACCTGAACAGTGATCTTCACAGGGGCTCCTCCTCGGCGTGGGCTGGATCGAAGTCCAGGCCGTGCAGGCGTTCGTTGATCGCGGAGTGGTCGAACTCGTTCAGGCGGGCCAGCTCTAGCAGCGCGGCCATCTCCTCGCGATGCTCGGCGAGGTAGGTCCCGACTGGCTGGTCGTCGTCGGCGTCCAGGACGGGGGCCAAGATCTCGGCCATCCGGCTGCGACGATCACCAGCGGCCACCGCTGGCGCAGTTCCAGGAACTGCCGGACATCGCGGCAGCTCTCGGGCGGAGCCTGGCGGGCACCGCCGGTGCAGGCCGGGTACCGCAGGTCCGGCGAGCAGGCCAGGATGTTCTCCACCCCGCAGGTCCAGCCGGCGTCCGGCCAAGAAGTCGTACTCGTATGTGAAGCGTCCGCCCTCCCGCAGCCCGAACCGCGACAGCCGCACCCGGTGGGCGTCGGTGGAGAACCCCGGTGTCCCCCCTCTCCACAGCCCGTACTCCACGCCGTGGACGGTGAAGCGGTGCAGCGCCTCATCGCTCCAGGCGAACGCCGCCTGCAAGATCTCGTGCAGAACGGCCACCGTGGTCTCGGCGTCCACCACAAGCCGCCGCCACACTTACGGAACCCGCCTGCGCCAAGACGGCGCCGACATCGCCCAAGTCCAAGCCGCCCTCGGCCACGCCTCACTCGACACCTCAGCCCGCTACTTCCGAGCCGGAACCGCCGAAACCACCGCTGTCATCGAGCGCGTCTTCGATTAGCTGGCGTCCCACAGAAATCCCCGATCTCCGACGCGCTGCGGCTCACCGACTACGCCGCCGCCCTGGCCGACCGTCTCAAAGGCGGAACACTGGCCCGCCTGCTCCTCCGAGCCCGAACCCAACGCATTGATCCCACCTCAGGTGACAAAGCCGCAGGAGGTACCTGGTGGCACGACACCAGTCCCTCGCCCCTGTGATCCTGACGAGGACCTCAACCCCCGTGGGACAGCCGGTGAGGCTCATCGGGAACGCAGGCAAGCGCGCCTGCCCGAGCCGCCCTCCAGAACACCGACGACGCCCCGAGACGCAGACAGAGCGGCGGCGACGGCGGTACGGCGAACGGCGGTACCGGCGGTAGGGCTCACTCGGCGCGCGATCGACGAGGCGCTGGAGCGGCCCGAGTTGAGCCCCGCCGAGTTCCTGGCGGCCGAGAGGTGATGATTCGGCCGCTTTCCGGGCGGGACGGGCGGCGTTACCAGGACAAAGCGGGCGGCAGTGCGGCCGTTCCGGCGTCGGGCCAGTTCAGCGGGTCGCCGAGCGGCGCGAGCTGGGCCAGCTGCATCCGGTACCAGGGCGAGGACTCCGGCCGGGCGGCCAGGTCGAGACACTCCCGCCAGGTCCACCACCCCGCCTCCTCGACCTCGTCGCGGTTGAGGCGGGGCTCGCCGGAGCCGATCGCCCGGACGACGGGGCAGCGCTCGTACTCCACGAGCCCGTCGTCGGCGGTGGCGCGGTAGCGGAACCCCGGCAGCACCGGCGTGATCGCGTCGGCGGCGATGCCGAGCTCGTCGCGTAGCCGCCGCCGCACGGCGTCCCGCAGGCCCTCGCCGGGCCCGGGGTGCCCGCAGCAACTGCCCGTCCAGACGCCGGGGAAGGACGGCTTGTCCAGGGCACGCCGAGTGATCAGCACTCGACCCTGCGGATCGATCAGATAACAGGAGAACGCCAGATGGTACGGAGTCTCGCGGTGATGGCTGGCGGCCTTGGGGGCGGTTCCGACGGCTTCGTCGGCCTCGTTGAGCAGCACGATTTCCTCAGCACCCATCCGCGGATCTTATCTCACTTAAGCCACAGTCGATGGGTTCGTGAGTTCCTCGGGTTGCCCTTGTCGGTCGAGTATGGCCTGGGACCAGGGCCTGCGTTCGCTCTCAGTCCGTCTGCACGCATCTGAAGCGTCTTCAGCCTCAGTGAAACATCATCGTCTCTGCTGACGATCTGTTGTCGTGAGTGAAGTCGAGGAGGCGTGGGTTGGCTCTGGCGGCGGTGCGGGATCTTCGAGAACTGCGGGCCCCGGCGAGCGAGGAGGAGCTCGAGCGGTTGGTCGCCGGGTGGCGCCAGGACCTGGCCACCTGCCGCAAGTTCGCACCGACGGCACGCAATTACGCGGTCGCCCGGCTGGTGCCGCTGATCAACGCCGCCGACGTCAGTCTGCGCTGGTTCATCGAGGACGTGTGGGGCCACTTCGACACGGCCATCCGTCCCGGTGCCCCGCTGTTCCCTTCCGAACGCAAGAACGCCGACGGCTCAGCCGGGCGGGTGACCGCCGATGTGTTCCGCCGATCCCTGGCCGAAGCCGCCGAGAAACACCTGCCGACCTGGTCGGACAAGCTCACACCCCACGTACTCGGCCATTTCTGCGCCTCGCAGCTCTATCAGGCAGGGATGAGCCTGCTGGCCATCCAGGAGCTCCTCGGTCACGCCTGGACCGGGCACAACCGCCCGGTATATCCACGTTCACCAAACCCATGTCGAGGGCTCCTGGATGCGCGGCCAGCAGCAGGCGGCCGACTGATGGAAGGGACCGAGTTGATGAAGGGGAACCTTCGGCTCGCTGCGGCTAGGGCCTGTTTTTTGAATCGGCGGGTGGAGTGGGGCTCGCGCTGGCAATCTTGGTGAGCGTGTCCGGCCGTCATGAACTCACCGATGCCGAGTGGGCCCTGCTCGCCCCGCTCATGCCCGACAACCCGCCCAAAGGCGGCCAATGGGCCGACCACCGCCGCGTCATCAACGCCGTGCTGTTCCGAACCCGCACCGGGATCCCCTGGCGTGACCTGCCCGAACGCTACGGCCCCTGGGAGACCGCGGCCGGGCGCCACCGCCGCTGGTGCCTGGACGGCACCTGGCAAAGGATCGCCGACCGGCTGCGCATCGACGCCGCCACCGGAGAAGACCTGGTGGTCGGCATCGACTCCACCAGCGTGCGCGCCCACTCCCACGCCGCCGGAGCCGCGAAAAAGGGGAAGCGGTACGGGACGAAGCGGACGGCTCGGAAGCACTGGGACGTTCCCGGGGCGGGCTGACCACCAAGATCCACCTGATCGCCGACCAGCGCAGGCGGCCGCTGGTGACCGCGACCAGCCCCGGCCAGCGCGGTGACGCGCCCATGTTCGAGCCGCTGATGGTCGCCCTGCACCTGCCCCGCTCGGTCGGGCGCCCCCGGACCAGGCCCGACCGGCTGCTCGCGGACAAGGCCTACTCCTCAGCGGCGATCCGCTCCCACCTGAGCAGGCGCGGTATCAAGGCGACCATTGCCCAGCCCGCCGACCAGCGGGCCAATCGCAGGCGCAGGGGATCGGCGGGCGGTCGGCCCCCGGCTTTCGACCGGGGTGCCTACCGCGGCCGCAACACTGTAGAACGGGCGATCAACCTGCTCAAGCAGAACCGGGCCGTGGCCACCAGGTACGACAAGCGCGCCGCGATCTACGACGGGACCGTCCAGCTCGCCTCGATACGGATCTGGCTACGCGACCTCACCCGTTCGAAAAACACTGCCTAACCGCGGCATCTGGAAGACCAGCGAGCTGCAACGCCTGCACGCCGCCCGCGGCATGACCATCAGCGCCGGGAAGATGTCGGGTCTGTGGTCCGGGCAGCCCAACAGCGTCCGCCTCGACGAGCTGGACGTCATCTGCGCCGTGCTCGGCTGCGGTAGCGAAGAACCCCTGCAGCCCGAACCCGAGACGGTGGCCGAGCCCAAGCCCGACACCAAGCAGCAGACCGCCGCCGTTGGGGAAGCCCGCTCGGTCGCCCCGAGGCCGAAGTCCGGCCGCACGCTGCCGCCACGGTGACCTGCCTGCACTGCGGCGGCCCGATCCCGGCCGGGAGCCGCCGTCACAAGCAGTACTGCCGCCGCAAGTGCCGGGACGCAGCCCGCTTCGAACGGCAGCGGACCGGTACTGCACAGCCACCCCTCTGGCAGCACCCTGCCCTCACCTCCGACAACCCCGTGCTTCAAGCGGCAGCGGTCCGTGCCAAGGAACTCGGCGAGGACCACGGCTGGTCACCCTCCACGACCCGGTGCACGATCGACGGTCTGGCCGAGTTGCTGGACGGCTGTTCCCCCGGCCAACCCGTCCTTCTCGGCGAGATCCGCGCCCGGTCCTTCCGCCGCGCTTCCGCTCCCCCGGATGGCCGAAGTGCTCGCTGACCTTGACCTGTTCACCGATGACTCTGCCTCGTCCCCTGGAGCTGCTGCACGAGTACAAGGCGACCGGCGCCACCTACCAGCGCAACCGCCGGATGGAGTTCAAGGCCTCCTATTCCAGCCACTATCGGCGCGGGTAATTGTTACCTAGTGCGACCAAGAACACACTCACGGTCATGCGTTTCGGAGGCGTCGGAAACCTGCGTGAGAGGGGCGCGAGGAATGGACTCCACCGCTGACAAGAACGGACATGCGGGTACGACCCGATACTCTTCTTCACCTAGGAAGTTCCTCCGACGCTGGCGGGAACAAGGACCTCAGCAATCCTCATTCTCGCTGGTCAGAAGCACTTTCTGCTTTCCTGGTCACCAGCCGGACAGACGTTGCGTGAAAGCGCGAGGCTGCTGACAGCCCCTCATGAACTATCAAGGTTAGTAATCTGATTATCGGTCGGTCGAAGCGGCGTGTCTGAGATGGACCAAGGCTTCGCCGACCAGCTCGTCCTGACGACGGAAATGGGAGGCATCGTGGTCGTGTCTGGTCAGACAGCTTCGAAGACTGGTGGGAGCGGCGCCACTCCGGTGACACCGACTGCAGGGGACGCTACCCCCATTGACAGCAGGCAATCAAGCCACGCCTCGTATCTTGGCCCGGAGGTTTCGGCCGAGAGGACTAGGCTTCAGATCCCGCAAGATCTTTCCCTGGAGGCATGGTGCCGCCTCGGCGGAAGGATCCTCGCGGTGTGCGATTCGTCGGCCTGGTGGATCGGTGATTGGTTAGTGTTCGGGCAGAACCAGTATGGTGACCGATATCGCCAGGCGATGAAGGAGACCAAACTCGACTACCAAACGCTGCGAAATTATGCCTGGGTCGCGAGAAAATTCGAGCCGTCCCGCCGGCGAGACAGTCTCACGTTCCAACATCACATGGAAGTGGCAGCTCTCTCGGAAGCCGAACAGGACCACTGGCTCGACTTCGCAGTCCGACTGAACTGGTCGAGGAACGAGCTGCGCAAACAGATCCGGACCAGCATATCGGGCGAGGAAGATAATCTCCGGCGCCAGGTTCAGCTCAGTCTTCAATTGGACGAGCTACGTCTCGAACGGTGGAGGAAGGCGGCGCGGGTGAGCAACCTGAATCTGACGGACTGGATCCTATTCGTCGTCGACGAGGCCATTCGCATGCACGGCGCCGATGACCTCCAGGCCGCCGATGTCAGTGACTTAGAATCGACCGGGGACAGTCGGCGATGGGCTCACCGTCAACCACTCACAGGCCGCGCCGGGTAGAGCCGGCGATTCCGCACACCGTGCGAATGTGCCTACGTCAGGCATGGCCATGATCGATCTGGAAGTGGACCGAATTGAGTCATTCGGGTAGTCATTAGGTCGGGTAACCGCCGGTGCTTGCGCAGGCCCTGCGCCGCCCGGCGGCGAATGAGCGATGAAAGTGCGTTGATGCTGCTCAGCCTGGCCGATACCTGCCCTCTGGTCACTCATGTCGTACACGCGCTGATCTGGGCCAGATCATTATGTCCTATGGGGGGGTCATATGAGTAACAGCGGTGATGGGGAGATAACGTCGATTTCGCCTAAAACCATCGGAAAGAAGGAACGGGTCCCGACCGGTTCACTATTGCCGCCATCTGAACTACTGAGGTCCGGCGGAAGTACCGAACACATTCGTGCATTGGCCGAAACGGAGGATATCCTGCCGCCGATTGTCGTACACCGTGAGACACGGCGGGTCATCGACGGAATGCACAGACTGTGGGCGGCTCGTCTCCGTGGCGACGAATCGATCGAGGTCGTTTTCGTCGACGGTTCCCCAGCCGATGTGTTCGTCCTCGCGGTCGAGCTGAATCGTGCGCACGGCCTGCCGTTGACGATGGATGAGCGTAAATCCGCCGCCGCGCTGATCATGAATTCGCACCCGCACTGGTCCGACCGCAAGATCGCACGGATCACCGGATTGGCGGCCAGCACTGTCGCGTCTTTGAGGTCGTCATCCACCGCCAGCACGGTCGAGCGCAGAACTGGGCAGGATGGCCGAAGCCGACCCAACGACGGCACGGACGGACGCCAGCGCGCCGGCGACCTGCTGGCCCAGAATCCCAACGCGTCGATTCGCGAAGTAGCCAAAGCAGCGGGGATTTCGGTGGGCACCGCGAGTGATGTGCGCGCCAGACTGCGGCGAGGGGAGTCGGCGATAACTGCCCGGCAGCAGGCCGTTGTGAAACTGCGCCCGGCCGCCGCGACGCAGCGGACCAGCCCGGACTACAGCCGCGTACTGGAGAGGCTGCGCAAGGACCCATCGCTGCGGTTCACCGAGGTCGGCCGACGCTTGCTTCGCCTGCTCGACGGCTCCGCCCCAGGCAGCGTCGAGCAGATCGCCCAGATCGCGGACGGCGTGCCGGAACACTGTCGGATCGTGGTGGTCGACATGGCCCGCGAGTGCTCCGCCGCATGGCAGCATTTAGCCGACCAGCTCGCGGGCCGGGACACCGCCTGACGGAGGAAACGGTCCGATCCGGTGGCTGTGGAACGTTTCAACTGCTCGAACCATACGGTTGAACACCACCACATGGTCGAACGCCGACCGTGGGCATCGTGGTCACCTGGGCCGGGATCGGCATCGGCACCTTGAACCGCCCCAGTGCTATTCAGAGGATGGAGAGACGGCTCGGTCTTCGCGGCACCTGCAAGGTACGTGAGCGTGCTGTAGGGGTGGTGTTCAAGCGGGCGGATGAGTATTCTCCCCGAAACGCCGTTTGTTTGAGGTAGAAGCGACCACGTGAAGGAACTTCTGGGGAGGTGTTCATAATGGCTACGAACCCGTTCGAGAACGAGAACGGCGCCTATATCGTCCTGGCCAATGACGAGGGACAGCATTCTCTGTGGCCTGCGTTCGCTGATGTTCCCGATGGGTGGACTGTTATTCTCGACGAGGCGTCGCGGCAACAGTGCCTCGAGTACGTCAATGAGCAGTGGACGGACATGCGACCGTTGAGCCTGCAGCGGGCAATGGGCGACGAGTAGAATCTGCTCATTCACGAGACGATTCAGTAATACTGCCCAGCGCTCGGAGTGTCGTCGAGATAGATATCGGTGCAGGCTGTCTCGGAGGTCACCTGTTCGTGCAGCATTCCCCTTCGGTCATCCGGGGAGAATGTTTCGATGGCATGGAGACTTAAGGGGGAAGTTTGTTCAACAGGGGTCTGAACAAGGCTTCTAATCAGTCGGCGACAACACGGACGGCGTCGGC contains:
- the idi gene encoding isopentenyl-diphosphate Delta-isomerase, giving the protein MGAEEIVLLNEADEAVGTAPKAASHHRETPYHLAFSCYLIDPQGRVLITRRALDKPSFPGVWTGSCCGHPGPGEGLRDAVRRRLRDELGIAADAITPVLPGFRYRATADDGLVEYERCPVVRAIGSGEPRLNRDEVEEAGWWTWRECLDLAARPESSPWYRMQLAQLAPLGDPLNWPDAGTAALPPALSW
- a CDS encoding tyrosine-type recombinase/integrase, which gives rise to MALAAVRDLRELRAPASEEELERLVAGWRQDLATCRKFAPTARNYAVARLVPLINAADVSLRWFIEDVWGHFDTAIRPGAPLFPSERKNADGSAGRVTADVFRRSLAEAAEKHLPTWSDKLTPHVLGHFCASQLYQAGMSLLAIQELLGHAWTGHNRPVYPRSPNPCRGLLDARPAAGGRLMEGTELMKGNLRLAAARACFLNRRVEWGSRWQSW
- a CDS encoding helix-turn-helix domain-containing protein, producing MTISAGKMSGLWSGQPNSVRLDELDVICAVLGCGSEEPLQPEPETVAEPKPDTKQQTAAVGEARSVAPRPKSGRTLPPR
- a CDS encoding ParB/RepB/Spo0J family partition protein, whose translation is MSNSGDGEITSISPKTIGKKERVPTGSLLPPSELLRSGGSTEHIRALAETEDILPPIVVHRETRRVIDGMHRLWAARLRGDESIEVVFVDGSPADVFVLAVELNRAHGLPLTMDERKSAAALIMNSHPHWSDRKIARITGLAASTVASLRSSSTASTVERRTGQDGRSRPNDGTDGRQRAGDLLAQNPNASIREVAKAAGISVGTASDVRARLRRGESAITARQQAVVKLRPAAATQRTSPDYSRVLERLRKDPSLRFTEVGRRLLRLLDGSAPGSVEQIAQIADGVPEHCRIVVVDMARECSAAWQHLADQLAGRDTA
- a CDS encoding MbtH family protein; translation: MATNPFENENGAYIVLANDEGQHSLWPAFADVPDGWTVILDEASRQQCLEYVNEQWTDMRPLSLQRAMGDE